One Helianthus annuus cultivar XRQ/B chromosome 12, HanXRQr2.0-SUNRISE, whole genome shotgun sequence genomic region harbors:
- the LOC110889108 gene encoding uncharacterized protein LOC110889108, producing the protein MVLREEIRAHELMAELEVILEKEKDDAKTNMAHLERGKTQVESHKSKRLKIVGNMAQIKSYWENLDVQTNRMKEKACLIISKLQSIEELLIRLEGMGAGLARLGPAPDPHTAPLFRLPSQTATHSRVRRASFFLFLSHIPIHIYIYIHKGVHPPPP; encoded by the exons ATGGTCTTACGTGAG GAGATTAGAGCACATGAGCTTATGGCCGAACTAGAGGTGATTTTAGAGAAAGAGAAAGACGATGCCAAGACCAACATGGCTCACCTTGAGCGAGGAAAAACACAAGTGGAGAGCCATAAATCAAAGAGACTGAAAATTGTGGGGAACATGGCGCAGATCAAGAGCTATTGGGAGAATCTGGATGTGCAGACtaaccgaatgaaagaaaaagcCTGTCTCATTATATCGAAGTTGCAAAGCATTGAAGAATTACTAataagactagaaggtatgggggccggcttggcccggcttggcccggcgccggacccccacaccgcccccctcttCCGGCTTCCGTCACAAACGGCGACCCACAGCCGGGTCCGCCGTGCCTCCTTCTTCCTTTtcctctcacatatacctatacatatatacatatatatacataaaggggttcatcccccacccccctag